A section of the Roseomonas marmotae genome encodes:
- a CDS encoding ABC transporter permease: MSTSRIALWAIGLLVLAFLLAPVAVILPLSFSSGSFLSYPLPGLSLRWYQDFLTSDFWLPALWNSLKLGAATAVLASILGTLAAFGLWRARFPGRQAVMAVLMAPMVVPAIVVAVPLLLAFGPLGLTNSFLGLVLAHTVLGAPFVVTTVLAALAQFDPVQLRAAAACGASPARGFWRVCLPQITPGVAAGAVFAFAISLDEVVVVLFLAGPAQRTLPRQMFSGLNDSISLTVMAAAMVMVLLSCLLLLAVTLLRRGPRR, translated from the coding sequence ATGAGCACCTCCCGCATCGCCCTCTGGGCCATCGGCCTCCTGGTGCTGGCTTTCCTGCTGGCGCCGGTGGCGGTCATCCTGCCGCTCTCCTTCTCCTCCGGCTCCTTCCTCTCCTATCCCCTGCCGGGGCTGTCGCTGCGCTGGTACCAGGATTTCCTCACCTCGGATTTCTGGCTGCCGGCGCTCTGGAACAGCCTGAAGCTGGGAGCGGCCACCGCCGTCCTGGCCAGCATCCTCGGCACGCTGGCCGCCTTCGGCCTCTGGCGCGCGCGCTTCCCCGGGCGGCAGGCGGTGATGGCGGTGCTGATGGCGCCGATGGTGGTGCCGGCCATCGTCGTCGCCGTGCCGCTGCTGCTGGCCTTCGGGCCGCTGGGGCTGACCAACAGCTTCCTGGGGCTGGTGCTGGCGCATACGGTGCTGGGCGCGCCCTTCGTCGTCACCACCGTGCTGGCGGCGCTGGCGCAGTTCGACCCGGTGCAGCTGCGCGCGGCGGCGGCCTGCGGCGCCTCCCCGGCGCGGGGCTTCTGGCGCGTCTGCCTGCCGCAGATCACGCCGGGCGTCGCGGCGGGCGCGGTCTTCGCCTTCGCCATCAGCCTGGACGAGGTGGTGGTGGTGCTGTTCCTCGCCGGCCCCGCGCAGCGCACACTGCCGCGCCAGATGTTCTCCGGCCTCAATGACTCCATCAGCCTGACCGTGATGGCGGCGGCCATGGTCATGGTGCTGCTCTCCTGCCTGCTGCTGCTCGCGGTCACGCTGCTACGGCGAGGCCCAAGGCGCTGA
- a CDS encoding superoxide dismutase: MAPPPTFSPGRRTALAGSALLLAGGLFGAPRRAAAQAQPAAPAADGPHLLPPLPYAVNANEPSIDATTMELHHGKHHAAYVSNLNAALKEHGRLAALPLEELLVNLSEAPESIRTTLRNNAGGHANHAMFWLIMGGKGGAPQGDLAEAINRDLGGLDKMKADFNTAGARVFGSGWVFVTVDRDGKLALTSRPNQDTPLMQGQKVLLGNDVWEHAYYLKYQNRRPEYLAAWWNVLDWPRISDRYAAAKAGTLKI; this comes from the coding sequence ATGGCTCCTCCTCCGACCTTCTCCCCCGGCCGGCGCACGGCGCTCGCGGGCAGCGCACTGCTGCTGGCGGGCGGGCTGTTCGGCGCGCCGCGCCGCGCCGCCGCCCAGGCCCAGCCAGCCGCCCCGGCGGCGGATGGCCCACACCTGCTGCCGCCCCTCCCCTACGCGGTCAATGCCAACGAACCCTCGATCGATGCCACCACCATGGAACTGCACCATGGCAAGCATCACGCGGCCTATGTCAGCAACCTCAACGCGGCGCTGAAGGAGCATGGCCGGCTGGCCGCCCTGCCGCTGGAGGAGCTGCTGGTCAATCTCTCGGAGGCGCCGGAGAGCATCCGCACCACGCTCCGCAACAATGCCGGCGGCCATGCTAACCACGCCATGTTCTGGCTGATCATGGGCGGCAAGGGCGGCGCGCCGCAGGGCGATCTGGCCGAGGCCATCAACCGCGACCTCGGCGGCCTCGACAAGATGAAGGCTGATTTCAATACCGCCGGCGCGCGCGTCTTCGGCTCCGGCTGGGTCTTCGTGACGGTGGACCGGGACGGCAAGCTGGCGCTCACCAGCCGCCCCAACCAGGACACGCCGCTGATGCAGGGGCAGAAGGTGCTCCTGGGCAACGATGTCTGGGAACACGCCTATTACCTGAAATACCAGAACCGCCGCCCCGAATACCTGGCGGCTTGGTGGAATGTCCTGGACTGGCCCCGGATCTCCGACCGCTACGCCGCCGCCAAGGCGGGCACGCTGAAGATCTGA
- a CDS encoding DnaJ C-terminal domain-containing protein has protein sequence MAKDPYQALGVARGATEAEIRSAYRKLAKKHHPDVNPGNKQAEERFKEASAAYALLSDPEKRARFDRGEIDAEGQEQAPFGFGGGTHRSSGAGPGFAGAEDFSDIFSELFGRGMGGEARRMRGQDQHYRLGIAFLDSILGATRRLTLPDGRSLEVKVPAGIEDGQTMRLKGQGGQGIGGGPDGDALIEIVVAPHPQFRREGNDIHVEAPVTLAEAVLGGKIEVPTPTGPVTVTVPKHSDSGTRLRLRGKGVAAHGSHAAGNEYVTLRLVAGPVDPELEQALREWAERHASFDARAATVES, from the coding sequence ATGGCGAAGGATCCCTATCAGGCATTGGGCGTGGCCCGTGGCGCGACCGAGGCCGAGATTCGCAGCGCCTATCGCAAGCTGGCCAAGAAGCACCACCCGGACGTGAATCCCGGGAATAAGCAGGCTGAGGAGCGCTTCAAGGAAGCCTCGGCCGCCTATGCGCTGCTCTCCGACCCTGAGAAACGCGCCCGCTTCGACCGTGGCGAAATCGATGCGGAAGGGCAGGAGCAGGCGCCCTTCGGCTTCGGCGGCGGCACGCACCGATCTTCCGGCGCGGGCCCCGGCTTCGCGGGGGCGGAGGATTTTTCCGATATCTTCTCCGAGCTTTTCGGCCGCGGCATGGGAGGCGAGGCGCGGCGGATGCGCGGGCAGGACCAGCATTACCGCCTCGGTATCGCTTTCCTCGATTCCATCCTGGGCGCCACCCGGCGCCTGACCCTGCCCGATGGCCGCAGCTTGGAGGTGAAGGTGCCTGCGGGCATCGAGGACGGCCAGACCATGCGCCTGAAGGGCCAGGGCGGCCAGGGCATCGGCGGCGGCCCGGACGGGGATGCGCTGATCGAGATTGTCGTGGCGCCGCATCCGCAGTTCCGGCGGGAGGGCAACGACATCCATGTCGAGGCGCCCGTGACCCTGGCGGAGGCTGTGCTGGGCGGCAAGATCGAGGTGCCGACGCCGACCGGCCCGGTGACTGTGACCGTGCCGAAGCATTCGGACAGCGGCACCCGGCTGCGGCTGCGCGGCAAGGGCGTCGCGGCGCATGGCAGCCACGCCGCGGGCAATGAATATGTCACGCTGCGGCTGGTAGCCGGGCCGGTGGACCCGGAGCTGGAGCAGGCGCTGCGCGAATGGGCGGAGCGCCATGCCAGCTTCGATGCCCGGGCGGCGACGGTCGAGAGCTGA
- a CDS encoding NTP transferase domain-containing protein, with the protein MPSQVSNVIVQAGGKGTRLEQYSWNKPKCLVPVDGKPLIYHTFDAFPGARFLIISDYKKDIVTRFLEVFRPEVDFEIVQVEGTTGNVAGIPEAVSRIPPEEPVTVVWCDLKFDEPPAIAATESVVVGTTQSFTCRWSVQPDGRLAEKRSDTTGIIGLFAFPRAGMLLDMPRAGEFVDWLSRSGLPTATAEFNAVKEIGTVDALRDQWSAAGHARFFNSVEILEDRVIKRAKLPEFQSLLDGEAAWYRHARELGFANMPRLLAENPLTISRIHGRHPFEFAESMRGREAALHRIMERLAGLHALESGPTSDAVCQEVYAAKTLQRLENIRRLLPELETIESFRVNGTTVRNILHPAHDDWFRDTVRAVMPNRFNFIHGDPTFSNMLLDEAGEPWFIDPRGKFGSSWFLGDANYDWAKLYYSVAGEYDNFNRRQFVLEMQERNITIQIRPGGWAHLKGAFKEFRPNDIRKIRGIHGLIWLSLSGYVSDDYDSILASFFMGLLTLEEALGA; encoded by the coding sequence ATGCCGTCCCAGGTTTCCAATGTGATCGTCCAGGCCGGCGGTAAGGGCACGCGCCTCGAACAGTATAGCTGGAACAAGCCGAAATGCCTGGTTCCGGTGGATGGCAAGCCGCTCATCTACCATACCTTCGATGCCTTCCCCGGCGCCCGCTTCCTGATCATCTCCGATTACAAGAAGGACATCGTCACCCGCTTCCTGGAGGTCTTCCGCCCGGAGGTGGATTTCGAGATCGTCCAGGTCGAGGGCACCACCGGCAATGTCGCCGGCATCCCCGAGGCGGTCTCCCGCATCCCGCCGGAGGAGCCCGTGACGGTCGTCTGGTGCGACCTGAAATTCGACGAGCCGCCCGCCATCGCCGCCACCGAAAGCGTGGTGGTGGGCACCACCCAGTCCTTCACCTGCCGCTGGTCCGTGCAGCCCGATGGCCGGCTGGCCGAGAAACGCTCGGACACCACCGGCATCATCGGCCTCTTCGCCTTTCCGCGCGCGGGGATGCTGCTGGACATGCCGCGCGCCGGTGAATTCGTGGACTGGCTCTCCCGCTCCGGCCTGCCCACCGCCACGGCCGAATTCAACGCGGTGAAGGAGATCGGCACGGTGGACGCGCTGCGCGACCAGTGGTCCGCCGCCGGCCATGCCCGCTTCTTCAACAGCGTCGAGATCCTGGAAGACCGCGTCATCAAGCGCGCCAAGCTGCCGGAATTCCAGTCCCTGCTGGATGGCGAGGCCGCCTGGTACCGCCATGCCCGGGAACTCGGCTTCGCCAACATGCCGCGCCTGCTGGCCGAGAATCCCCTGACCATCAGCCGCATCCACGGCCGCCATCCCTTCGAATTTGCCGAGAGCATGCGCGGGCGCGAGGCCGCGCTGCACCGGATCATGGAGCGGCTGGCGGGCCTGCACGCGCTGGAATCCGGCCCCACCAGCGATGCCGTCTGCCAGGAGGTCTATGCCGCCAAGACGCTGCAACGGCTGGAGAATATCCGCCGCCTGCTGCCGGAGCTGGAGACAATCGAGAGCTTCCGCGTCAACGGCACGACGGTGCGGAACATCCTGCACCCCGCGCATGACGACTGGTTCCGCGACACCGTGCGCGCGGTGATGCCCAACCGCTTCAACTTCATCCATGGCGACCCGACCTTCAGCAACATGCTGCTGGACGAGGCGGGCGAGCCCTGGTTCATCGACCCGCGCGGCAAGTTCGGCTCCAGCTGGTTCCTGGGCGATGCCAACTATGACTGGGCGAAGCTGTATTATTCCGTCGCTGGCGAATACGACAATTTCAACCGCCGCCAGTTCGTGCTGGAGATGCAGGAGCGCAACATCACCATCCAGATCCGCCCCGGCGGCTGGGCGCATCTGAAGGGCGCCTTCAAGGAGTTCCGCCCCAACGACATCCGCAAGATCCGTGGCATCCACGGGCTCATCTGGCTCTCCCTCAGCGGCTATGTCTCGGACGACTACGACAGTATCCTCGCCTCCTTCTTCATGGGCCTGCTGACCCTGGAAGAAGCCCTGGGGGCATGA
- a CDS encoding organic hydroperoxide resistance protein yields the protein MPVDVKYTTSATATGGRDGRATTKDGSLDVKLAVPKEMGGNGDGNNPEQLFAAGYSACFLGAMKAVAGQDKSLPRVPNDAKVTATVGIGPRSEGGFGITAALEISLPGVDKAQAEALVQKAHTVCPYSNATRNNVDVQLTVV from the coding sequence ATGCCCGTCGACGTGAAATACACGACTTCCGCCACCGCCACCGGGGGCCGCGACGGCCGCGCCACCACCAAGGACGGCAGCCTGGACGTGAAGCTGGCCGTGCCGAAGGAAATGGGCGGCAACGGGGATGGCAACAATCCCGAGCAGCTTTTCGCCGCCGGCTATTCCGCCTGCTTCCTGGGCGCCATGAAGGCCGTGGCCGGGCAGGACAAGAGCCTGCCGCGCGTTCCGAATGACGCCAAGGTGACGGCGACGGTGGGCATCGGTCCGCGTTCGGAGGGTGGTTTCGGCATCACCGCCGCGCTGGAGATCTCGCTGCCCGGCGTGGACAAGGCGCAGGCCGAGGCGCTGGTGCAGAAGGCCCACACCGTCTGCCCCTATTCCAATGCCACCCGCAACAATGTGGATGTGCAGCTGACGGTCGTCTGA
- a CDS encoding DNA recombination protein RmuC yields the protein MSETMLLVAVAALGVLVLLLALAALRRPSGADATGAFAMLAGKLEAVAATQERLAGATIDRMAQQDRALAERLEGGARRLDEALAAQERRMAEDRLEAAGRMAQMAESLNRAIAAQNERLDAALAAQNEKLARSLSEQAQRTQETAGQIHERLAVIDAARQNMEALGSQVGSLAAILGNKQARGAFGEMQLRQLIEDRLPAEGFAWQHVLSNGMRCDCLIRLPHPPGPVVVDSKFPLEAWQALREAGDDVAARTAASRLFAADMRRHVEDIAKKYLIAGETAEAAILFVPSEAIFADLHTSFSGVVDEAQRRRVYVASPTTLWAMLSAMRALMQDVRMRAQAGRIQEEVGRLIEDVTRLNARVGGLKRHFEQAQDDVRQIEISTDKIIRRGGRIESVELEEPALPAPQEAGSLPG from the coding sequence ATGTCTGAGACCATGCTGTTGGTCGCAGTGGCGGCCTTGGGGGTTCTGGTGCTGCTGCTGGCCCTGGCGGCGCTGCGCCGCCCGTCGGGGGCCGATGCCACCGGCGCCTTCGCCATGCTCGCCGGCAAGCTGGAGGCCGTGGCGGCGACGCAGGAGCGGCTGGCCGGCGCCACTATCGACCGGATGGCGCAGCAGGACCGCGCCCTGGCCGAGCGGCTGGAGGGCGGCGCGCGGCGGCTGGACGAGGCCCTGGCCGCGCAGGAGCGCCGCATGGCCGAGGACCGGCTGGAGGCCGCCGGGCGCATGGCGCAGATGGCCGAGTCGCTGAACCGCGCCATCGCCGCGCAGAACGAGCGGCTGGATGCCGCCCTGGCGGCGCAGAACGAGAAGCTGGCGCGCAGCCTTTCCGAGCAGGCGCAGCGGACGCAGGAGACGGCGGGGCAGATCCATGAGCGGCTGGCGGTGATCGACGCCGCCCGGCAGAACATGGAGGCGCTGGGCAGCCAGGTGGGCAGCCTGGCGGCCATCCTCGGCAACAAGCAGGCGCGCGGTGCCTTCGGCGAGATGCAGCTGCGCCAGCTGATCGAGGACCGGCTGCCGGCCGAGGGCTTCGCCTGGCAGCATGTGCTCTCCAACGGCATGCGCTGCGACTGCCTGATCCGCCTGCCGCATCCGCCGGGGCCGGTGGTGGTGGACAGCAAATTTCCGTTGGAGGCCTGGCAGGCGCTGCGCGAGGCGGGTGATGACGTGGCGGCCCGTACCGCCGCCTCCCGCCTCTTCGCCGCCGATATGCGCCGGCATGTGGAGGATATCGCGAAGAAATACCTGATCGCCGGCGAGACGGCGGAGGCCGCCATCCTCTTCGTGCCCTCCGAGGCGATTTTCGCCGATCTGCACACCAGCTTTTCCGGCGTGGTGGACGAGGCGCAGCGGCGGCGCGTCTATGTCGCCTCGCCCACAACGCTCTGGGCCATGCTGAGCGCGATGCGCGCGCTGATGCAGGATGTGCGGATGCGCGCCCAGGCCGGGCGCATCCAGGAGGAGGTGGGCCGGCTGATCGAGGATGTGACGCGGCTGAACGCCCGTGTTGGCGGGCTGAAGCGGCATTTCGAGCAGGCGCAGGACGATGTCCGGCAGATCGAGATCAGCACGGACAAGATCATCCGCCGCGGCGGGCGCATCGAATCGGTGGAACTGGAGGAGCCCGCCCTGCCGGCGCCGCAGGAGGCCGGCAGCCTGCCCGGATGA
- the purH gene encoding bifunctional phosphoribosylaminoimidazolecarboxamide formyltransferase/IMP cyclohydrolase: MTDLVTIRRALISVHDKTGLVDFARFLAAKGVEILSTGGTARLLRESGIPVVEVSDHTGFPEILDGRVKTLVPQIHGGLLGRRDDPKHVAQMAEHRIAPIDLLISNLYPFEATVAKGASYEETVEEIDIGGPALTRAAAKNHADVAVVTEPAQLAELQAEIEATGGTSLATRKRLAAAAFARTAAYDAAIAAWFAERLGQEFPPRLSVPGVLKQTLRYGENPHQQAAFYTDGSNRPGIATATQVQGKELSYNNLNDTDAAFECVAEFDAPSIVIVKHANPCGVATAGSLAEAWDLALRCDPVSAFGGIIAANRVLDAAAAERISAIFTEVVVAPDADEAARAIFARKKNLRLLLTGGLPDAAAPGRIFRSVSGGFLAQSRDAGRVSQDSLKVVTKRAPTEQEMADLLFAFRVCKHVKSNAIVYAKGGATVGIGAGQMSRVDSARIAAWKSAEAAKAAGLAAPLAHGSVVASDAFFPFADGLQAAAAAGATAVIQPGGSIRDNEVIAAADEAGLAMVLTGMRHFRH, encoded by the coding sequence ATGACCGATCTCGTGACCATCCGCCGTGCACTGATCTCCGTGCACGACAAGACCGGGCTGGTCGATTTCGCCCGCTTCCTGGCGGCGAAGGGCGTGGAGATCCTCTCCACCGGCGGCACGGCGCGGCTGCTGCGCGAATCGGGCATTCCCGTGGTCGAGGTCTCCGACCACACCGGCTTCCCCGAGATCCTGGACGGCCGCGTCAAGACGCTGGTGCCGCAGATCCATGGCGGGCTGCTCGGCCGGCGCGACGACCCGAAGCATGTCGCGCAGATGGCGGAGCACCGGATCGCGCCGATCGACCTGCTGATCTCCAACCTCTACCCCTTCGAGGCGACGGTGGCGAAGGGCGCCTCCTATGAGGAGACGGTCGAGGAGATCGATATCGGCGGCCCGGCGCTGACGCGCGCGGCGGCCAAGAACCACGCCGACGTGGCGGTGGTGACCGAACCCGCGCAGCTGGCCGAGCTGCAGGCCGAGATCGAGGCCACCGGCGGCACCAGCCTCGCCACCCGCAAGCGGCTGGCGGCGGCGGCTTTCGCCCGCACGGCGGCCTATGACGCCGCCATCGCCGCCTGGTTCGCCGAGCGGCTGGGCCAGGAATTCCCGCCGCGCCTCTCCGTGCCCGGCGTGCTGAAGCAGACCCTGCGCTATGGCGAGAACCCGCACCAGCAGGCGGCCTTCTACACCGATGGCAGCAACCGCCCGGGCATCGCCACCGCGACGCAGGTGCAGGGCAAGGAACTGTCTTACAACAACCTGAACGACACCGACGCCGCCTTCGAATGTGTCGCCGAGTTCGACGCGCCCTCCATCGTCATCGTCAAGCACGCCAATCCCTGCGGCGTGGCGACGGCCGGGAGCCTGGCGGAGGCCTGGGATCTTGCGCTGCGCTGCGACCCCGTCTCGGCCTTCGGCGGCATCATCGCCGCCAACCGGGTGCTGGACGCCGCCGCCGCCGAGAGGATCTCCGCCATCTTCACCGAGGTCGTCGTCGCCCCGGATGCGGATGAGGCGGCGCGCGCCATCTTCGCCCGCAAGAAGAACCTGCGCCTGCTGCTGACCGGCGGGCTGCCGGACGCGGCGGCACCGGGGCGGATCTTCCGCAGCGTCTCCGGCGGCTTCCTGGCGCAGTCCCGCGATGCCGGGCGCGTCAGCCAGGACAGCCTGAAGGTGGTGACGAAGCGCGCGCCGACGGAGCAGGAGATGGCGGACCTGCTCTTCGCCTTCCGCGTCTGCAAGCACGTGAAGTCCAATGCCATCGTCTATGCCAAGGGTGGCGCCACGGTGGGCATCGGCGCCGGGCAGATGAGCCGGGTGGATTCCGCCCGCATCGCCGCCTGGAAGAGCGCCGAGGCCGCCAAGGCCGCCGGCCTCGCGGCGCCGCTGGCGCATGGCTCGGTGGTGGCCTCCGACGCCTTCTTCCCCTTCGCCGACGGGTTGCAGGCGGCGGCGGCGGCGGGTGCCACGGCGGTGATCCAGCCGGGTGGCTCGATCCGCGACAACGAGGTGATCGCGGCGGCGGATGAGGCCGGCCTCGCCATGGTACTGACGGGGATGCGCCACTTCCGGCACTGA
- a CDS encoding alpha/beta hydrolase, whose product MLGAGLAGGLLAGRGAVAGPAAQAHYQPERTEVWDFTARSGRRYRILLSWPPGEAPAQGWPVLYALDGNAMFPLLTGACRLLPDTAQGVIVAIDFPLDDAEPERRDFEYTPPAPDAPGRNGGADALLAIMEREVKPAVEAAFRIDRARQALFGHSYGGLFTLHALFTRPAGFSTWLAASPSIWWGEGLLLRESEGFAAHPPPPGPVPRLLMTFGSLEGRMRARPGRVMGENVRRMAARLEALRGRFAALSVQEFQDENHGSVRAAAAGRAVPFAFTG is encoded by the coding sequence ATGCTAGGGGCCGGTCTGGCCGGCGGGCTGCTGGCGGGGCGGGGGGCGGTGGCGGGGCCGGCCGCCCAGGCGCACTACCAGCCCGAGCGGACGGAGGTCTGGGACTTCACGGCCCGCAGCGGCCGGCGCTACCGCATCCTGCTCTCCTGGCCGCCGGGGGAGGCGCCGGCGCAGGGTTGGCCGGTGCTCTACGCGCTGGATGGCAATGCCATGTTCCCGCTGCTGACCGGCGCCTGCCGGCTGCTGCCGGACACGGCGCAGGGGGTGATCGTCGCCATCGACTTCCCGCTGGATGATGCCGAGCCGGAGCGGCGCGATTTCGAGTATACGCCCCCCGCGCCCGATGCGCCGGGCCGCAATGGTGGCGCCGATGCGCTGCTGGCCATCATGGAGCGGGAGGTGAAGCCTGCCGTGGAGGCTGCCTTCCGCATCGACCGGGCGCGGCAGGCGCTGTTCGGCCATTCCTATGGCGGGCTCTTCACGCTGCACGCGCTGTTCACCCGGCCCGCGGGCTTCTCCACCTGGCTGGCCGCCAGCCCCTCCATCTGGTGGGGCGAGGGGCTGCTGCTGCGGGAGAGCGAGGGTTTCGCCGCCCATCCCCCGCCGCCCGGACCGGTGCCGCGCCTGTTGATGACCTTCGGTTCCCTGGAAGGGCGCATGCGCGCCAGGCCGGGGCGGGTGATGGGGGAGAATGTGCGGCGGATGGCGGCGCGGCTGGAGGCGCTGCGGGGGCGTTTCGCGGCGCTGTCGGTGCAGGAATTCCAGGACGAGAACCATGGCAGCGTGCGCGCCGCCGCCGCTGGCCGGGCCGTGCCCTTCGCCTTCACGGGGTGA